ACACATCGGTGAAGCGGAACGGCTCGTTGAACTCGATGCAGTCGAAGATCACTACCTGGCCATCGATCAAGGTGGCGTTGCCCAGGTGGATATCACCGTGACATTCGCGGGTGAAGCCTTCGAGCTTGCGCTGGGCCAGCAGTGGCTTGAGGCGTTCGAAGCTGGCTTCGGCCCAGGCTTGCAGGGCTTCGAGCTGGGCCAGGTCGGCCTTGTCGCTGAGGAACGGGCGGATCTGGTCGAAGTTCTGGCGAACCGGCGCCATCACTTCATCCGGCGTGCCGGCGGGGTGGTCTTGCGGCACTTTCGGGGCGCTGAGGTGGAAGTGCGCGATCTGCTTGGCCATGTCATCAATGTGCGCGCTGGTGACCTCGCCATTGGCTTGCAGGGTGCTGAGCAGTTGGCTTTGCGGGAACTGGCGCATTTTCAGCGCGTATTCGATGACCGGACCATCACCGCCCAATTGCGGGGCCTCTGCGCTGCCGGTGATTGGCAACACGTCGAGATACAAATCTTCAGTCAGGCGCTGGTTAAGGCGCAGCTCTTCGCGGCAGAAGTGGCCACGGTCGTCCAGTTGGGTGAAATCCAGAAAGCCGAAGTTCATCGGCTTCTTCAGCTTATAAGCATAGGGGCCGGTCAGTATGACCCAGGAAATATGCGTCTCAATGACTTGAAACGCTTCAATCGGATGGGGATATAAAGCCGGGTTCTGCAGGGCAGCGATCAGGGACTGGCTCACGGGCGATCCTTCAAAGTCTGGGGGAAATCATGGCCGGCATTATGGCGGTTACAGTCGGTCGTGCAAACCGCTGTCCGGCTCATGTTGATCCTCAATAAAGTGCGTATAATCCGCCGCCATGACTCGAACCCGATCTCCCCGTTCCCGTAAAAAACCTCCTTCACGCGGCCTGCGCCCGTGGCTGGGCTGGGCCATCAAGCTAAGCCTGGTAGGCCTTGTGGTGCTCGCAGGCTTCGCGGTGTACCTCGACGCCGTGGTGCAGGAGAAATTCTCCGGCAAGCGCTGGACCATCCCGGCCAAGGTGTACGCACGCCCGCTGGAATTGTTTACCGGCCAAAAGCTGAGCAAGGACGACTTCCTTACCGAACTCGACGCCTTGGGCTATCGCCGCGAACCCGTGAGCAATGGCCCCGGCGCCGCAGCTGTCAGCGGCAATACCGTCGATTTGAATACCCGTGGCTTCCAGTTCTATGAGGGCCTGGAAAAAGCCCAGCCGGTGCGCGTGCGCTTCTCCGGCGATTACGTTGCCGAACTGTCATCGCTCAATGGCTCCAAGTTGCCCGTGGTGCGCCTGGAACCGCTGTTGATTGGCGGTATTTACCCCAAGAACCTCGAAGATCGCATCCTGATCAAGCTTGATCAGGTGCCGCCGTATTTGCTCGATACGCTTATCGCAGTTGAAGACCGCGATTTCTACAGCCACTGGGGTGTGTCGCCCAAGTCGATTGCCCGTGCCATCTGGGTCAACACTTCCGGCGGCAAGATGACCCAGGGTGGCAGTACGCTCACGCAACAATTGGTCAAGAACTTCTACCTGACCAACGAGCGCAGCCTCACCCGTAAACTCACCGAAGCCATGATGGCTATGCTGCTGGAGCTGCATTACAGCAAGCAGGAGATTCTTGAGGCGTACCTTAACGAGGTCTTCGTCGGCCAGGATGGGCAGCGCGCGGTGCACGGTTTCGGCTTGGCCAGCCAGTTCTTCTTTGGCCAGCCCTTGTCTGAATTGAAATTGCATCAAGTTGCGTTGTTGGTGGGGATGGTCAAGGGGCCGTCCTATTACAACCCGCGCCGCAACCCGGAACGTGCGCTTGAACGCCGTAACCTGGTACTGGATGTACTCGAACAGCAGGGCGTAGCCACCGCTGAACAAGTCGCGGCGGCGAAAAAAATGCCACTGGGTGTGACCACGCGCGGCAAGCTGGCCGACAGTTCGTTCCCGGGCTTTATCGACCTGGTCAAGCGCCAGTTGCGTGAAGACTATCGCGACGAAGACTTGACCGAAGAAGGCCTGCGGATCTTTACCAGTTTTGACCCGATCCTGCAGATGAAGGCCGAAGCGTCGGTCAACGATACCTTCAAGCGCCTGACCGGCCGTAAAGGCTCGGATGAAGTCGAAGCGGCGATGGTCGTGACCAACCCGGAAACCGGTGAAGTGCAGGCCATGATCGGCAGCCGCCAGGCCAGTTTTGCCGGTTTCAACCGGGCGCTGGATGCGGTGCGGCCGATCGGTTCGCTGGTCAAACCGGCGGTTTACCTCACTGCCCTGGAAAAACCAAGCAAATACACCCTCACCAGCTGGCTGTCGGATGACCCGCTGTCGGTCAAAGGGGCGGATGGCCAGGTGTGGACGCCGCAGAACTTTGATCGTCGCTCCCACGGCACCGTGTTCCTGTACCAGGGGCTGGCACATTCCTACAACATCTCCACCTCGCGCCTTGGGCTTGAAGTGGGTGTGCCGAATGTGCTGAAAACCCTGGGGCGACTGGGCATCACCCGTGAGTTCCCGGCGTTCCCATCGATGCTGCTGGGCGCTGGCGCCATGACCCCGATGGAAGTGGCGACGATGTACCAGACCCTCGCCAACGGTGGCTTCAATACCCCGATGCGCGGCATTCGCAGCGTACTGACCGCCGACGGCGAACCGCTCAAGCGTTATCCGTTCCAGATCCAGCAGCGCTTTGACGCGGGCTCCATCTACCTGATCCAGAACGCCATGCAACGCGTGATGCGTGAAGGCACCGGGCGTTCGGTCTATAGCGTGCTGCCGTCGAACCTGACGCTGGCGGGCAAGACCGGCACCAGTAACGACTCGCGTGACAGCTGGTTCGCAGGCTTCGGCCAGGATGTGCTGGCCGTGGTGTGGCTGGGCCGCGACGATAACGGCAAAACCCCGTTCACCGGTGCGACCGGTGCGCTGCAGGTGTGGACCAGTTTCATGCGCAAGGCCGACCCGTTGCCGCTGAACATGCCACAACCGGACAATATCGTGCAGGCCTGGATTGATCCGCACACGGGGCAGGGCTCCGATGCCAACTGTCCGGGCGCGGTACAGATGCCGTATATTCGCGGCAGCGAGCCACCAGCTGGTGCTGCGTGCGGTGGCACTGCCCCCGCTGACGCGGATTCGGTGATGGATTGGGTCAAGGGCTGGATGCATTAAGCAAAGAGGGTTTCAAGTGAACAAGTTGTGGATTCCAGCTATTACCGCCCTGGTCATGCTCGGCGGTTGCTCCAGCGTGCAGCGCGGTTCCATCCCCGTGGTGGACTCAAGCACGAACGTTTCCAATAACGACCGTATCTCGGCCACTGGCGGTTTCCGTCAGACCGTGGTCAAGCGTCCTGCCCAAGCCACGCCCCAGGCCATACCGCAGGATTCGGGCGTGGTGGTGATGGTGCCGGGCGGCGGTGCTGCGACGTCGGCGCCGATAAGTGCCGAGCCTTGGACACCAGGGCCGAGCACTTCGGGCCCGGTTAACGCCGCACCGATCCAGACGGCGCCGATCAACCAGGGCACCTACAACATGCCGCCATCCACGCCGAGCGGAATTCCGTCGTCGTCTAACGCGGGTGGCCTGTCGGCTGACGAGCAACTGGACGGGCCGGTGCTGGCTTTGCTGACCACAGCCCAGCAGCAACAGGCCGGTGGTGACCTGAACGGTGCATCCTCGAGCCTTGAGCGTGCCCAGCGTGTAGCGCCGCGTGAGCCACAAGTGCTGTATCGCCTGGCCCAGGTGCGCATGGCCCAGGGCGACGCGCCGCAAGCCGAGCAGTTCGCCCGTCGCGGCCTGACCCTGGCCAACGGCCGCCCGGACCTGCAAGCCAACCTGTGGGCTTTGATTGGTGACGCGCGCGCCGCACAAGGTGACGCCGCCGGTGCTGCCCAGGCGCGGCAAAAAGCCAAGGTCAGCCTCTGATGGATGCACGGTTTCCGGCAATTGCCGAACAGCTGTTGCTGATTGAGCGTGAATTACGCGTGCAGGGTTGGTGGGACGAAGTGTCCCCCAGCGCTGAAGCGCTTAGCAGCGTCGAGCCGTTTTCGGTGGACACACTGGACTTTCACCAGTGGCTGCAATGGGTCTTCCTGGCGCGCATGAAGCAGATCCTCGAGCAGGACCTGCCATTGCCCAATGCATCGGGGATCCTGGAGATGGCGGAGATGGTTTACGCCGATCGCCCGCTTGAGAGCATTGGTTTGCGCAATGCGCTGAAAAAGTTCGACCAATTGATCGTCGACGCTCGTTAATTGCCTGACTGCCGGGTTTTTCGGCAGTCTTGCGCACATTTCTACCGCTTGACGACATTCAGGCGAGTTTTATCCCTCCTCAAACCCCTTTAATCTTCGTTCTCATGCGCTTAGTTGGAAAAAAGCGCAATTATTGCTTGACTTGAAGGGGCTGAAACAGAAGAATCCAAAGTCCGCTGTATCGGGACTGCCAGAAGCAGGCCCGCTCAGCAGATCATGAGGCGCATATCCGCGCCGACCTGTAACACCCGCAACGCGTTACCTCGCGCTGGGTGGGAAAAGCCCGCAACACTTGGGACGATCCCAATACTTGCTCAGTCAGTGCTGACGTAGTCGGCGACCACCGTCGCTCATGCTCTGTTGAGAAGTAAACCTATTAAGACCCGTCGGTTTTTAACGGACGGTATTCTGGCGTTTTAGAGGTGAACAACGTGGAGCTTTTATCTGGCGGTGAGATGCTCGTCCGCTTTTTGCGTGACGAAGGCGTCGACTATATCTACGGGTACCCAGGTGGTGCTCTGCTGCATGTTTACGACGCACTGTTCAAGGAACCGGCTGTTACCCACATCCTGGTTCGCCACGAACAGGCCGCGACCCATATGGCTGACGGCTACGCCCGTGCCACCGGTAAAGCCGGTGTGGTACTGGTAACCTCCGGCCCAGGCGCAACCAATGCCATTACTGGCATCGCGACTGCCTATATGGACTCCATCCCGATGGTGATCATTTCTGGCCAGGTGCCTAGCACCATGGTCGGTACCGACGCATTCCAGGAAACCGACATGATCGGTATCTCCCGGCCGATCGTGAAACACAGCTTCATGATCAAGCATGCGTCGGAAATCCCGGAAGTTATGAAAAAGGCCTTCTACCTCGCGCAGTCCGGTCGCCCGGGCCCTGTGGTGGTTGATATCCCGAAAGACATGACCAACCCGGCCGAGAAATTCGAATACGTCTTCCCCAAGAAAGCCAAGCTGCGCTCCTACAGCCCGGCCGTTCGTGGGCACTCGGGGCAAATCCGCAAGGCGGCAGAAATGCTCCTGGCGGCCAAGCGTCCAGTGCTGTACTCCGGCGGCGGCGTGATTCTGGGCGGCGGTTCTGCACCTTTGACCGAGCTGGCCAAGCTGCTCAACCTGCCGGTAACCAACACCTTGATGGGCCTCGGCGCATTCCCGGGCACGGACCGTCAGTTCGTCGGCATGCTTGGCATGCACGGCAGCTACACCGCCAACCTGGCCATGCACCACGCCGACGTCATCCTGGCGGTGGGCGCGCGGTTTGATGACCGTGTGATCAACGGCCCGAGCAAATTTTGCCCGAATGCCAAGATCATCCACATCGACATCGACCCGGCGTCCATCTCCAAGACCATCAAGGCCGACGTGCCGATTGTAGGTCCGGTAGAAAGCGTGTTGACCGAAATGGTTGCGGCGCTCAAGGACATCGGCGAAACGCCGAACAAGGAATCGGTTGCCAGCTGGTGGAAGCAGATCGACGAATGGCGCGGTGACCGCGGCCTGTTCCCTTACGACAAGGGCGACGGCAGCATCATCAAGCCACAAACCGTGATCGAAACCCTGTGCGAAGTGACCAAGGGCGACGCCTTTGTGACCTCCGACGTGGGCCAGCACCAGATGTTCGCTGCGCAGTACTACAAGTTCGACAAGCCTAACCGCTGGATCAACTCCGGTGGCCTGGGCACGATGGGCTTTGGTTTCCCTGCGGCCATGGGTGTGAAACTGAGCTTCCCGGACACCGACGTCGCCTGCGTGACGGGTGAGGGCAGCATCCAGATGAACATCCAGGAACTGTCGACGTGCCTGCAATACGGTCTTCCGGTGAAGATCGTGTGCTTGAACAACGGCGTGCTGGGCATGGTGCGTCAGTGGCAGGACATGAGCTACAACAGCCGTCACTCCCATTCCTACATGGAATCGCTGCCGGATTTCATCAAATTGGTTGAAGCCTACGGCCACGTCGGCATGCGCATCACCGATTTGAAAGATCTGAAGCCGAAGATGGAAGAGGCGTTCGCCATGAAGGACCGCCTGGTGTTCCTCGATATTCAAGTGGATACCAGCGAGCACGTCTACCCGATGCAGATCAAAGACGGCTCTATGCGCGACATGTGGCTGAACAAGACGGAGCGTACCTAATCATGCGGCACATTATCTCCCTGCTTCTGGAGAACGAACCCGGCGCTCTGTCTCGTGTTGTCGGCCTGTTTTCGCAACGCAACTACAACATTGAAAGCCTCACCGTGGCGCCGACCGAAGACCCGACCCTGTCGCGCCTGACGTTGACCACTGTCGGCCACGATGAGGTGATCGAGCAGATCACCAAGAACCTCAACAAGCTGATCGAAGTGGTCAAGCTGGTCGACCTGTCGGAAAGTGCCCACATCGAGCGCGAGCTGATGCTGGTCAAGGTCAAGGCCACGGGTGCCCAACGTGCCGAGATCAAACGCACTACCGACATTTATCGCGGGCAGATCGTCGATGTGAGCGCCAGCGTTTATACCGTGCAACTGACCGGTACAAGCGACAAGCTGGACAGCTTCATCCAGTCGATCGGGACGGCCTCGATTCTGGAAACGGTACGCAGTGGTGTCACCGGGATTGCCCGTGGCGACAAAGTACTCAGCATCTAACCCAAATTAGTGAATGGCCTTACGGCCTGGATATATAGAGGAACCTCATGAAAGTTTATTACGAAAAAGATTGTGACCTGTCGATCATCCAGGGCAAGAAAGTCGCCATCATCGGCTACGGTTCCCAGGGCCACGCCCAAGCGTGCAACCTGAAAGACTCCGGCGTTGACGTGACTGTTGGCCTGCGCAAAGGCTCGGCCACTGTTGCCAAGGCTGAAGCCCACGGCCTGAAAGTGACTGACGTTGCTTCCGCCGTTGCAGCTGCCGACCTGGTCATGATCCTGACCCCGGACGAGTTCCAGTCCGCGCTGTACAAGAACGAAATCGAGCCGAACATCAAGAAGGGCGCCACCCTGGCCTTCTCCCACGGCTTTGCTATTCACTACAACCAGGTTGTGCCACGCGCTGACCTCGACGTGATCATGATCGCGCCGAAAGCACCGGGCCACACCGTGCGCTCCGAGTTCGTCAAAGGCGGCGGCATTCCTGACCTGATCGCGATCTACCAGGACGCATCCGGCAACGCCAAGAATGTGGCGCTGTCCTACGCAGCTGGCGTTGGTGGCGGTCGTACCGGCATCATCGAAACCACGTTCAAGGACGAAACCGAAACCGACCTGTTCGGCGAACAAGCCGTACTGTGCGGCGGTACCGTTGAGCTGGTCAAAGCCGGTTTCGAAACCCTGGTTGAAGCTGGCTACGCGCCAGAAATGGCCTACTTCGAATGCCTGCACGAACTGAAACTGATCGTTGACCTCATGTACGAAGGCGGTATCGCCAACATGAACTACTCGATCTCCAACAACGCCGAATACGGCGAGTACGTGACTGGCCCGGAAGTGATCAACGCCGAGTCCCGTCAGGCCATGCGCAACGCCCTGAAACGTATTCAGGACGGCGAATACGCCAAAATGTTCATCAGCGAAGGCGCTACCGGCTACCCTTCGATGACCGCCAAGCGTCGTAACAACGCCGCTCACGGTATCGAAATCATCGGCGAGCAACTGCGCTCCATGATGCCGTGGATCGGTGCCAACAAGATCGTCGACAAAGCCAAAAACTAAGTCGTACGCATCAAGGGAAAACGCGGCTTAGGCCGCGTTTTTTCGTTTGGGGGCGGGTTCTGGTATAAAGCTGCATCGTTTGCGGGCGCACACGCGCTGCAAGTATTTGTCGAATTCTTTTCACACCGTTGCAAGGTAAAGTCCATGACCGAACGTCCCGAAGAGCCAAGCCAGGCCTCTGACGCCGAAAGCCTGCTACCGATCGATGAGCATGTCGAAGAAGGGCATGATGCGGAAGGTCGCAAGGTCCGGCATCGTGGTATCTATCTTCTGCCCAATCTGTTCACCACGGCCAACCTGTTTGCCGGGTTCTACTCCATCATCAACTCCATGAGTGCGCAAAGCGCATTGGCGGCGGGTGATGCGGCGAGTGCCAGCAAGTATTTCGGCTTTGCCGCCATCGCAATCTTCGTGGCCATGGTGCTCGACGGCCTGGATGGCCGGGTGGCGCGCATGACCAATACCCAAAGCGCTTTCGGTGCCGAGTACGACTCGCTGTCGGACATGGTGGCCTTTGGCGTTGCGCCGGCATTGCTGGCGTTCGCCTGGGCGCTGGGTGATATGGGCAAGGTCGGCTGGATGGTTGCCTTCATCTATGTCGCAGGCGCCGCTTTGCGTCTGGCGCGCTTCAATACCCAGGTGGGCACCGCCGACAAGCGTTACTTCATCGGCCTGGCCAGCCCAGCGGCGGCAGGTGTGGTGGCCGGTATCGTCTGGGCGTTCAGCGACTACGGCATCCAGGGTTCGAAGATGTCGTTCCTGGTGGCCTTGATGGTTGCGGCGGCCGGCATGCTGATGGTCAGCAACATCAAGTACAACAGCTTCAAGGAGTTTGACCTCAAGGGGCGCGTGCCTTTCGTGGCTATCCTGGTGGTGGTGCTGGTGTTTGCTGTGGTCTTCAGCGACCCGCCGCGTATTCTGCTGCTGGCCTTCCTGGTGTATGCCGCGTCGGGGCCGGTTCAATACCTGCTGCACCTGCGCCGCGACAAAACATTGCCTTAATGTAATTTCCCCCATACTCCGCAGTCTATTGGTGCATCAGTTCTCCAATGCTGCGGAGTTGCCATGTTAATCAAGATCCCCAAAGCGTCCGATTGTCACGAATCGGATGTCACGCCTGAATCCTTCTATCTTTCGCGCCGCAGCTTGCTCGGCGGTGCGCTGGCCGGTGTTGCTGCCACTGCCTTGCCACGTTGGGCGAGCGCCGAAGATGCCGCGCGTTATGCCGATGTCGAGCCGGGCAATGCCCCAGGCTGGTTTGCCGACAAGCTACCCAATACTCAATGGCAGGCGGTTACGGTAAAGGACGAAGCCATTACCCCATTCAAGGACGCTACCCACTACAACAACTTCTATGAATTCGGTACGGACAAGGGCGACCCGGCGAAGAATGCCGGTTCACTCAAGACCGAACCCTGGAGTGTGGTGATTGATGGGGAAGTCGGCAAACCTGGGCGCTATGCCCTGGAAGACTTCATGAAGCCTTATCAATTGGAAGAGCGTATCTACCGTCTGCGCTGTGTCGAGGCGTGGTCGATGGTGATTCCGTGGATGGGCTTTCCTATTTCAGCCTTGCTCAAGCAGGTTGAACCGACCGCTAAAGCCAAGTACATCCGCTTTGAAACGCTGCAGGACCCCAAAAGCATGCCGGGGCAGCGCTCCAGCTTCGGCTTGATCGACTGGCCTTATGTAGAAGGGCTGCGTCTGGATGAAGCAATGAACCCGTTGGCGATCCTGGCGGTGGGTATGTATGGGCGGGAATTGCCGAACCAGAATGGTGCGCCATTGCGTCTTGTAGTGCCGTGGAAGTATGGCTTCAAGAGCGTGAAGTCGATTGTGCGAATCAGCCTGGTCAGCGAACAGCCCAAGACGACTTGGCAAAGCATTGCGGCCAATGAGTATGGGTTTTACGCGAACGTGAACCCGACCGTCGACCATCCTCGCTGGACCCAGGCGCGTGAACGTCGTTTGCCGAGCGGCCTGTTCAGCCCGAATGTGCGCGAGACGCAGATGTTCAACGGCTATTCGGATGAGGTCGCTTCTCTCTATACGGGCCTCGATCTGCGGAAGAACTACTGATGCGTTATCCGATCTGGCGCATTGGCGTCTTTATGGCCGCGGCGATCTGGCCATTCTTCTGGCTATATGAGGCGTGGAGCTCTGTGCTCGGGCCTGATCCAGGCAAAGTGTTGATGGATCGGTTGGGGCTGGGCACCTTGATCCTGTTGTTGGTCACGTTGGGCATGACGCCGTTGCAGAAGCTCAGCGGGTGGGCAGGGTGGATTGCTGTACGTCGGCAATTGGGGTTGTGGTGTTTTGCGTATGTGGCGCTGCACCTGGCCGCGTACTGCGTATTCATCCTCGGGCTGGATTGGTCGCAGTTTGGCGTGGAGCTACGTAAACGGCCCTACATTATTGTCGGTGCGCTGGGGTTCCTTGGCTTATTGGTGCTGGCGGTAACCTCCAATCGCTATAGCCAGCGGCGATTGGGCAGCCGTTGGAAGAAGCTGCATCGCCTGGTGTACGTGATTCTTGGGCTGGGTTTGTTGCACATGTTGTGGATTGTGCGGGCCGATCTGAAGGAATGGGCGATCTATGCATCTATTGGCGCGCTGCTGCTGGTGCTGCGGATCCCGCCAGTGATGCGCCGGATTCGCCGTCTTATCGCGAAAAAACCACTTTCTGCGACAAAAGCGTAATTAAGGATTGACGGCGTTTTATATCTGTCTATAATTCGCCCCACTTCCGGCGCAGTCGAAACGGAAAACTCCTTGGTAAACAATGAGTTACGAAGTTTTCGACAGCAGGTTGCTTCAGTTTATCGAAGCCAAAAGGGAGTTGAAAAAGAGGTGTTGACAGCAGCGTGTAACGCTGTAGAATTCGCCTCCCGCTGCAGAGAGATCTGAAGCGCAAGTGGTTGAAGTTGTTGAAGAATTCTTCGAAAGCTTCTGAAAATAATCACTTGACAGCAAATGAGGCTGCTGTAGAATGCGCGCCTCGGTTGAGACGAAAGATCTTAACCAACCGCTCTTTAACAACTGAATCAAGCAATTCGTGTGGGTGCTTGTGGAGTCAGACTGATAGTCAACAAGATTATCAGCATCACAAGTTACTCCGCGAGAAATCAAAGATGTAACCAACGATTGCTGAGCCAAGTTTAGGGTTTCTTAAAAACCCAAAGATGTTTGAACTGAAGAGTTTGATCATGGCTCAGATTGAACGCTGGCGGCAGGCCTAACACATGCAAGTCGAGCGGTAGAGAGAAGCTTGCTTCTCTTGAGAGCGGCGGACGGGTGAGTAATGCCTAGGAATCTGCCTGGTAGTGGGGGATAACGTTCGGAAACGGACGCTAATACCGCATACGTCCTACGGGAGAAAGCAGGGGACCTTCGGGCCTTGCGCTATCAGATGAGCCTAGGTCGGATTAGCTAGTTGGTGAGGTAATGGCTCACCAAGGCGACGATCCGTAACTGGTCTGAGAGGATGATCAGTCACACTGGAACTGAGACACGGTCCAGACTCCTACGGGAGGCAGCAGTGGGGAATATTGGACAATGGGCGAAAGCCTGATCCAGCCATGCCGCGTGTGTGAAGAAGGTCTTCGGATTGTAAAGCACTTTAAGTTGGGAGGAAGGGCAGTAAATTAATACTTTGCTGTTTTGACGTTACCGACAGAATAAGCACCGGCTAACTCTGTGCCAGCAGCCGCGGTAATACAGAGGGTGCAAGCGTTAATCGGAATTACTGGGCGTAAAGCGCGCGTAGGTGGTTTGTTAAGTTGGATGTGAAATCCCCGGGCTCAACCTGGGAACTGCATTCAAAACTGACTGACTAGAGTATGGTAGAGGGTGGTGGAATTTCCTGTGTAGCGGTGAAATGCGTAGATATAGGAAGGAACACCAGTGGCGAAGGCGACCACCTGGACTAATACTGACACTGAGGTGCGAAAGCGTGGGGAGCAAACAGGATTAGATACCCTGGTAGTCCACGCCGTAAACGATGTCAACTAGCCGTTGGAAGCCTTGAGCTTTTAGTGGCGCAGCTAACGCATTAAGTTGACCGCCTGGGGAGTACGGCCGCAAGGTTAAAACTCAAATGAATTGACGGGGGCCCGCACAAGCGGTGGAGCATGTGGTTTAATTCGAAGCAACGCGAAGAACCTTACCAGGCCTTGACATCCAATGAACTTTCTAGAGATAGATTGGTGCCTTCGGGAACATTGAGACAGGTGCTGCATGGCTGTCGTCAGCTCGTGTCGTGAGATGTTGGGTTAAGTCCCGTAACGAGCGCAACCCTTGTCCTTAGTTACCAGCACGTAATGGTGGGCACTCTAAGGAGACTGCCGGTGACAAACCGGAGGAAGGTGGGGATG
The window above is part of the Pseudomonas sp. KBS0710 genome. Proteins encoded here:
- the ilvN gene encoding acetolactate synthase small subunit, which gives rise to MRHIISLLLENEPGALSRVVGLFSQRNYNIESLTVAPTEDPTLSRLTLTTVGHDEVIEQITKNLNKLIEVVKLVDLSESAHIERELMLVKVKATGAQRAEIKRTTDIYRGQIVDVSASVYTVQLTGTSDKLDSFIQSIGTASILETVRSGVTGIARGDKVLSI
- a CDS encoding M48 family metallopeptidase, yielding MNKLWIPAITALVMLGGCSSVQRGSIPVVDSSTNVSNNDRISATGGFRQTVVKRPAQATPQAIPQDSGVVVMVPGGGAATSAPISAEPWTPGPSTSGPVNAAPIQTAPINQGTYNMPPSTPSGIPSSSNAGGLSADEQLDGPVLALLTTAQQQQAGGDLNGASSSLERAQRVAPREPQVLYRLAQVRMAQGDAPQAEQFARRGLTLANGRPDLQANLWALIGDARAAQGDAAGAAQARQKAKVSL
- a CDS encoding acetolactate synthase 3 large subunit — encoded protein: MELLSGGEMLVRFLRDEGVDYIYGYPGGALLHVYDALFKEPAVTHILVRHEQAATHMADGYARATGKAGVVLVTSGPGATNAITGIATAYMDSIPMVIISGQVPSTMVGTDAFQETDMIGISRPIVKHSFMIKHASEIPEVMKKAFYLAQSGRPGPVVVDIPKDMTNPAEKFEYVFPKKAKLRSYSPAVRGHSGQIRKAAEMLLAAKRPVLYSGGGVILGGGSAPLTELAKLLNLPVTNTLMGLGAFPGTDRQFVGMLGMHGSYTANLAMHHADVILAVGARFDDRVINGPSKFCPNAKIIHIDIDPASISKTIKADVPIVGPVESVLTEMVAALKDIGETPNKESVASWWKQIDEWRGDRGLFPYDKGDGSIIKPQTVIETLCEVTKGDAFVTSDVGQHQMFAAQYYKFDKPNRWINSGGLGTMGFGFPAAMGVKLSFPDTDVACVTGEGSIQMNIQELSTCLQYGLPVKIVCLNNGVLGMVRQWQDMSYNSRHSHSYMESLPDFIKLVEAYGHVGMRITDLKDLKPKMEEAFAMKDRLVFLDIQVDTSEHVYPMQIKDGSMRDMWLNKTERT
- the msrP gene encoding protein-methionine-sulfoxide reductase catalytic subunit MsrP; the encoded protein is MLIKIPKASDCHESDVTPESFYLSRRSLLGGALAGVAATALPRWASAEDAARYADVEPGNAPGWFADKLPNTQWQAVTVKDEAITPFKDATHYNNFYEFGTDKGDPAKNAGSLKTEPWSVVIDGEVGKPGRYALEDFMKPYQLEERIYRLRCVEAWSMVIPWMGFPISALLKQVEPTAKAKYIRFETLQDPKSMPGQRSSFGLIDWPYVEGLRLDEAMNPLAILAVGMYGRELPNQNGAPLRLVVPWKYGFKSVKSIVRISLVSEQPKTTWQSIAANEYGFYANVNPTVDHPRWTQARERRLPSGLFSPNVRETQMFNGYSDEVASLYTGLDLRKNY
- the msrQ gene encoding protein-methionine-sulfoxide reductase heme-binding subunit MsrQ, translated to MRYPIWRIGVFMAAAIWPFFWLYEAWSSVLGPDPGKVLMDRLGLGTLILLLVTLGMTPLQKLSGWAGWIAVRRQLGLWCFAYVALHLAAYCVFILGLDWSQFGVELRKRPYIIVGALGFLGLLVLAVTSNRYSQRRLGSRWKKLHRLVYVILGLGLLHMLWIVRADLKEWAIYASIGALLLVLRIPPVMRRIRRLIAKKPLSATKA
- the ilvC gene encoding ketol-acid reductoisomerase, with the protein product MKVYYEKDCDLSIIQGKKVAIIGYGSQGHAQACNLKDSGVDVTVGLRKGSATVAKAEAHGLKVTDVASAVAAADLVMILTPDEFQSALYKNEIEPNIKKGATLAFSHGFAIHYNQVVPRADLDVIMIAPKAPGHTVRSEFVKGGGIPDLIAIYQDASGNAKNVALSYAAGVGGGRTGIIETTFKDETETDLFGEQAVLCGGTVELVKAGFETLVEAGYAPEMAYFECLHELKLIVDLMYEGGIANMNYSISNNAEYGEYVTGPEVINAESRQAMRNALKRIQDGEYAKMFISEGATGYPSMTAKRRNNAAHGIEIIGEQLRSMMPWIGANKIVDKAKN
- a CDS encoding YqcC family protein, with amino-acid sequence MDARFPAIAEQLLLIERELRVQGWWDEVSPSAEALSSVEPFSVDTLDFHQWLQWVFLARMKQILEQDLPLPNASGILEMAEMVYADRPLESIGLRNALKKFDQLIVDAR
- the mrcB gene encoding penicillin-binding protein 1B; this translates as MTRTRSPRSRKKPPSRGLRPWLGWAIKLSLVGLVVLAGFAVYLDAVVQEKFSGKRWTIPAKVYARPLELFTGQKLSKDDFLTELDALGYRREPVSNGPGAAAVSGNTVDLNTRGFQFYEGLEKAQPVRVRFSGDYVAELSSLNGSKLPVVRLEPLLIGGIYPKNLEDRILIKLDQVPPYLLDTLIAVEDRDFYSHWGVSPKSIARAIWVNTSGGKMTQGGSTLTQQLVKNFYLTNERSLTRKLTEAMMAMLLELHYSKQEILEAYLNEVFVGQDGQRAVHGFGLASQFFFGQPLSELKLHQVALLVGMVKGPSYYNPRRNPERALERRNLVLDVLEQQGVATAEQVAAAKKMPLGVTTRGKLADSSFPGFIDLVKRQLREDYRDEDLTEEGLRIFTSFDPILQMKAEASVNDTFKRLTGRKGSDEVEAAMVVTNPETGEVQAMIGSRQASFAGFNRALDAVRPIGSLVKPAVYLTALEKPSKYTLTSWLSDDPLSVKGADGQVWTPQNFDRRSHGTVFLYQGLAHSYNISTSRLGLEVGVPNVLKTLGRLGITREFPAFPSMLLGAGAMTPMEVATMYQTLANGGFNTPMRGIRSVLTADGEPLKRYPFQIQQRFDAGSIYLIQNAMQRVMREGTGRSVYSVLPSNLTLAGKTGTSNDSRDSWFAGFGQDVLAVVWLGRDDNGKTPFTGATGALQVWTSFMRKADPLPLNMPQPDNIVQAWIDPHTGQGSDANCPGAVQMPYIRGSEPPAGAACGGTAPADADSVMDWVKGWMH
- the pssA gene encoding CDP-diacylglycerol--serine O-phosphatidyltransferase, with translation MTERPEEPSQASDAESLLPIDEHVEEGHDAEGRKVRHRGIYLLPNLFTTANLFAGFYSIINSMSAQSALAAGDAASASKYFGFAAIAIFVAMVLDGLDGRVARMTNTQSAFGAEYDSLSDMVAFGVAPALLAFAWALGDMGKVGWMVAFIYVAGAALRLARFNTQVGTADKRYFIGLASPAAAGVVAGIVWAFSDYGIQGSKMSFLVALMVAAAGMLMVSNIKYNSFKEFDLKGRVPFVAILVVVLVFAVVFSDPPRILLLAFLVYAASGPVQYLLHLRRDKTLP